Proteins from a single region of Pseudomonadota bacterium:
- a CDS encoding DUF882 domain-containing protein — MKIFCFPIKPLVFFFTIVLIIGFTSQGITAQIESSDMSRYFYSGDGQLRLYSKKNGKSFSGRYRLGLGTYDESALKKICRVFDVPDNAPNTHLSLRLIEFIDYLQDRFGPKHQITITSGYRNPEYNTGLRNNGKLAAKASLHQYGMAVDFIMEGVKAKSIWNYVKTLGFGGTGYYHGKTVHIDVGPSRSWDETTSGVGTNISDDNKLIGIVTDYDVYQPGTTITFRFIRMTAFPIGVIPEFSIVRLDDQTGPKVVLDFKPDFTISEKGSCIQFGNINQMAEIQWKLPDGIIPGRYKIRAGFCDDAWKHMPNQIETPEIEIRKI, encoded by the coding sequence ATGAAAATATTCTGTTTTCCAATTAAACCGTTGGTATTTTTTTTTACTATTGTACTTATTATCGGTTTCACATCGCAAGGTATTACCGCCCAGATAGAATCTTCTGATATGAGCCGTTATTTTTACAGCGGCGACGGGCAACTCCGCTTGTATAGCAAAAAAAACGGGAAGTCTTTTTCCGGAAGATACCGTTTAGGTTTGGGAACCTATGATGAATCGGCGTTAAAGAAAATATGCCGGGTTTTTGATGTACCCGATAATGCCCCAAATACTCACCTCTCTTTGCGGCTTATAGAATTTATCGATTATTTACAAGACCGCTTTGGACCTAAGCACCAAATCACCATCACTTCCGGTTATCGAAACCCGGAATACAATACAGGGCTTCGCAATAATGGCAAGCTGGCCGCCAAAGCCAGCCTTCACCAGTATGGAATGGCTGTGGATTTTATAATGGAAGGCGTTAAAGCAAAGTCTATCTGGAATTATGTCAAGACGCTGGGTTTTGGCGGCACAGGCTATTATCACGGAAAGACGGTACATATTGATGTTGGACCTTCCCGCTCATGGGATGAAACAACATCCGGTGTTGGAACAAATATTTCCGATGACAATAAACTTATCGGGATTGTGACGGATTACGATGTTTATCAGCCTGGCACAACGATTACTTTTCGGTTCATAAGAATGACGGCCTTTCCAATCGGCGTAATCCCTGAATTCTCGATAGTCCGATTAGATGATCAGACCGGACCAAAAGTGGTTCTTGATTTTAAACCCGATTTTACCATATCCGAAAAAGGCTCCTGTATTCAGTTTGGCAATATTAACCAGATGGCTGAAATTCAATGGAAATTGCCGGATGGAATAATCCCCGGTCGCTATAAAATCAGGGCCGGGTTTTGCGATGATGCATGGAAACACATGCCGAACCAAATTGAAACTCCTGAAATTGAGATCAGAAAAATATAG